Proteins from a genomic interval of Zingiber officinale cultivar Zhangliang chromosome 1B, Zo_v1.1, whole genome shotgun sequence:
- the LOC122051559 gene encoding protein ENHANCED PSEUDOMONAS SUSCEPTIBILITY 1-like, with protein sequence MATVSRPASPVVIAISPNSTLPSLSMVAAAAETGPVNVVSKSTVFPDRASALGELRLSVSDLPMLSCHYIQKGLFFTAPSMPIPALCSLLVSSLARALSLFPALAGRLSTLPDGRIVVVCNDAGADFAYASAPSLSLSNLLPSFSDVPTAVKALFPLDGAVSFHGHFLPLAAFQLTELGDGAVFLGAVVNHAVVDGTSFWNFFNAWAELCRGGDPAPPDFRRNYFGESKAVLRFPGGHGPEVTFPVDAPIRERIFRFSREAILEIKSRVNGRVNRHGGGNLTAEILGKQVHDRKMADGESEEISSFQSLCALVWRSVTRARKRLSPEATTTFRMAVNCRRRVSPPVAENYFGNAIQSIPTRAVVGEVVERDLRWVAELLHRGVAAHTNEAVLHGVKEWEAAPRCFPLGNPDGAGLTMGSSHRFPMYQGNDFGWGTPAAVRSGRANKFDGKMSAFPGRKGGGSVDLEVCLAPETMAALLGDEEFINYVDF encoded by the coding sequence ATGGCTACCGTTTCCCGTCCTGCCTCCCCTGTTGTCATTGCAATTAGCCCAAATTCAACCTTACCTTCCCTATCCATGGTTGCTGCAGCAGCTGAAACTGGTCCTGTTAACGTGGTATCGAAGTCCACGGTGTTCCCCGATCGCGCGTCGGCGCTCGGCGAGCTCCGGCTCTCGGTGTCGGACCTCCCGATGTTGTCGTGCCATTACATCCAAAAAGGCCTCTTTTTTACTGCTCCTTCGATGCCCATTCCCGCCCTCTGCTCCCTCCTTGTTTCCTCGCTGGCCCGCGCTCTCTCCCTCTTCCCCGCACTCGCCGGCCGCCTCTCCACCCTTCCCGACGGCCGTATCGTCGTTGTCTGCAACGACGCTGGCGCCGACTTCGCCTACGCTTCTGCTCCGTCCCTTTCCCTTTCCAATCTTCTACCCTCGTTTTCTGACGTGCCTACTGCGGTCAAGGCGCTTTTCCCTCTTGACGGCGCTGTCAGCTTCCACGGCCACTTCCTCCCGCTCGCTGCTTTCCAGCTCACTGAGCTCGGTGATGGAGCCGTCTTCCTGGGCGCCGTCGTCAACCATGCCGTCGTGGACGGCACCTCGTTCTGGAACTTCTTCAACGCGTGGGCGGAGCTCTGCCGCGGTGGGGACCCCGCGCCGCCGGACTTCCGACGCAACTACTTCGGTGAGTCGAAGGCAGTGCTGCGGTTCCCCGGAGGGCATGGCCCCGAGGTGACATTCCCAGTGGATGCGCCAATTCGGGAGCGCATCTTCCGCTTCAGCCGTGAGGCAATTCTGGAGATCAAATCGAGGGTGAACGGCCGCGTCAATCGCCACGGCGGCGGTAATTTGACAGCCGAAATTCTCGGGAAGCAAGTGCACGATCGGAAAATGGCGGATGGTGAATCGGAAGAGATCTCATCGTTCCAGTCGCTTTGCGCACTGGTGTGGAGGTCGGTGACGCGGGCACGAAAGCGGCTGTCGCCGGAGGCGACGACGACGTTCCGTATGGCGGTCAATTGCCGGCGCCGAGTGTCGCCTCCAGTGGCGGAGAACTACTTCGGGAACGCGATACAGAGCATCCCGACGCGGGCGGTTGTTGGGGAGGTGGTGGAACGGGATCTCCGGTGGGTGGCGGAGCTGCTGCACCGCGGTGTGGCGGCGCACACCAACGAAGCGGTGCTGCACGGAGTGAAAGAGTGGGAGGCCGCGCCGCGGTGCTTCCCGCTGGGGAACCCGGACGGCGCGGGGCTGACCATGGGCAGCTCCCACCGCTTTCCCATGTACCAGGGGAACGATTTCGGGTGGGGGACGCCTGCCGCGGTGCGGAGCGGCCGGGCCAACAAGTTCGACGGAAAGATGTCTGCTTTCCCGGGCCGTAAGGGAGGCGGAAGTGTGGATTTGGAAGTCTGCCTGGCGCCGGAGACAATGGCGGCTCTGCTCGGCGATGAAGAGTTTATAAACTACGTCGACTTCTAG